In Candidatus Promineifilum breve, one genomic interval encodes:
- a CDS encoding IS256 family transposase produces the protein MPSAETVQAELGKVQSMDDFFGKEGVFARLFASTLEQMLEGELSEHLGYEPYEAAGRNSGNNRNGHYTKKVRTSTGQTSIQVPRDRNGAFEPQVLAKYAGNTNELEEKVLAMYARGLSTRDIAGTLAELYGVDISATTISTITEKVWPLVEAWQSRPLARIYPIVYLDAIHIKLRREGRVANTAVYNVLGVDMEGHRDILGHWLGDGGEGANFWLSVLTDLQNRGVADIFLACIDGLNGFSEAIRAVFPQTQVQRCVIHQIRSSLKYVSWTDHKAFVADLKRVYRAATRDEAQLNLEQLGQRWGTKYPMAIRSWQTNWPEVSTFFDYPAEIRRIIYTTNSVESYHRQLRKVMKTKAAFPTPEAARKLLYLATQRVTRGWTAPIRDWAKILNQLAIRFEGRFEL, from the coding sequence ATGCCATCGGCGGAGACAGTGCAGGCCGAACTGGGCAAGGTGCAGTCGATGGACGATTTTTTCGGCAAGGAAGGGGTCTTTGCCCGGCTCTTCGCCTCGACGCTGGAACAGATGCTGGAGGGCGAACTGAGCGAACACCTGGGCTACGAGCCGTATGAAGCCGCCGGCCGTAACTCCGGCAACAACCGCAACGGGCATTATACCAAGAAGGTGCGCACGTCGACCGGCCAGACGAGCATCCAGGTACCACGCGACCGCAACGGCGCGTTCGAGCCGCAGGTGTTGGCCAAATATGCCGGCAACACCAACGAATTGGAGGAGAAGGTGCTGGCCATGTACGCCCGCGGGCTGTCGACCCGCGACATCGCCGGGACGCTGGCCGAGCTGTATGGGGTAGACATCTCGGCGACGACCATCAGCACCATCACCGAGAAGGTGTGGCCGCTGGTGGAGGCGTGGCAGAGCCGGCCGTTGGCGCGCATTTACCCCATCGTCTACCTGGATGCCATCCATATCAAGCTGCGGCGGGAGGGCCGCGTGGCCAACACGGCTGTCTACAACGTTCTGGGCGTGGATATGGAGGGCCACCGGGACATTCTGGGGCATTGGCTGGGCGACGGCGGCGAAGGGGCCAACTTCTGGCTGAGCGTCCTGACCGACCTGCAAAACCGGGGCGTAGCCGACATCTTCCTGGCCTGTATCGATGGGCTGAACGGTTTCAGCGAGGCCATCCGGGCCGTTTTCCCGCAGACCCAGGTGCAGCGCTGCGTCATCCACCAGATTCGCAGCAGCCTGAAATACGTCTCCTGGACCGACCACAAGGCGTTCGTCGCCGACCTCAAGCGCGTCTATCGCGCGGCCACACGGGACGAGGCCCAGTTGAACCTGGAGCAGCTAGGCCAGCGCTGGGGGACAAAGTACCCCATGGCCATTCGTTCCTGGCAGACCAACTGGCCGGAGGTCTCGACCTTCTTCGACTATCCGGCTGAGATTAGGCGCATCATCTACACCACCAACAGCGTGGAGAGTTACCATCGCCAGTTGCGCAAGGTAATGAAGACCAAGGCCGCCTTCCCCACCCCCGAGGCGGCCCGTAAGCTGCTGTACCTGGCCACGCAACGAGTCACCCGTGGCTGGACAGCCCCCATCCGCGATTGGGCCAAGATCCTCAACCAACTGGCCATTCGGTTTGAAGGACGGTTTGAGCTATGA